The following are encoded together in the Cicer arietinum cultivar CDC Frontier isolate Library 1 chromosome 2, Cicar.CDCFrontier_v2.0, whole genome shotgun sequence genome:
- the LOC113784848 gene encoding toll/interleukin-1 receptor-like protein, translating to MLIAGESCSSNSSNTKYHVFLSYDGREGSHLKFINQLRASLKRKGIVANIPDNKEHVIEKSLAAIVVFSKSYGSSTLRLDELEKIAESKKVLGLDVFPIFYDVTPSDVRYQKNSFGEAFGQHIISSEQHKFKMKKWIDCLHQVADLSGYESKNRVTFLE from the exons ATGTTAATAGCTGGAGAATCATGTTCCTCAAATTCTTCCAATACAAAATACCATGTTTTCTTAAGTTACGATGGAAGAGAAGGTTCACACTTAAAATTCATTAATCAGTTACGTGCTTCGTTGAAGCGAAAGGGAATCGTAGCTAATATCCCAGATAACAAAGAACATGTGATTGAAAAGTCCCTCGCTGCCATTGTAGTATTCTCTAAGAGCTATGGTTCTTCTACTTTGCGTTTGGATGAACTAGAAAAGATTGCCGAATCAAAAAAGGTATTAGGATTAGATGTTTTTCCGATCTTTTATGATGTAACTCCTTCTGATGTTCGTTACCAGAAAAATAGTTTCGGTGAGGCTTTTGGACAACATATCATAAGTTCTGAACAACACAAATTCAAGATGAAGAAATGGATAGATTGTTTACACCAAGTTGCTGATTTATCTGGCTACGAATCTAAAAATAG GGTTACTTTTTTAGAATAA